One window from the genome of Oncorhynchus kisutch isolate 150728-3 linkage group LG21, Okis_V2, whole genome shotgun sequence encodes:
- the lrfn5b gene encoding leucine-rich repeat and fibronectin type-III domain-containing protein 5, producing the protein METLLVYLMVLGMAVKAHKVQVCPKRCVCQMLNPNLATLCDKKGLLFVPPDIDRHTVEMRLGDNFVTSIKRRDFANMTKLQDMTLSRNTIGSISPHAFKDLENLRALHLDSNRLTRLTNDTFSGMSKLQHLILNNNQLIHIHIGAFNDLTALEELDLSYNNLESAPWVAIQRMTSLHTLGLDHNMLSYIPEGTFSGLQKLKRLDVTSNKLQKLPPDPVFQRAGVLATSGSLGPTSFALSFGGNPLRCNCELLWLRRLRREDDLETCAAPQHLAGRYFWTVSEEEFLCEPPLITRHSQELRALEGQSVALRCKARGDPDPIIHWIAPDGRLMSNSSRAAVHSDGTLDILISTVKDSGSFICVASNPAGESQQTVDLVIAKLPHITNSTVEKEQDPGSSDIATVTRTGGGGEGGGVVPLGNTKTSQEKKVVIAEATSTSALVRFSFQRSIPGIRMFQIQYNGTYDDSLVYRMIPPSSKSILVNNLAAGTQYDLCVLAIYDDLVTSLTATRVVGCVRFTTDPQYLRCHFMQSQFLGGTIVVMIGGIIVASVLAFIVFLIVRYRVCNQSDEDKALEMGEIRSLSSDGQLQGCGIPKSMSKSLSKQILCLEKPEKVDKEYLRVGLPPPELFKQQRPPVLTTTTSTKPSIPDCQTNVELENTNRNNSAEAKMVVSAVSTKWTKVTRGPSPPGGSSHHYMTVPAGGVRVNRRHSLNMDSYKECCYFSLIQQQQPKPGRGLRSKRSLSMSGELPQLESAMANIHRSRDKLYGSEWLLESTL; encoded by the exons ATGGAGACCCTGTTAGTTTACCTGATGGTACTTGGCATGGCTGTAAAAGCCCACAAGGTCCAGGTGTGCCCAAAACGCTGTGTCTGCCAGATGCTTAACCCCAACCTAGCAACCCTCTGCGACAAGAAGGGTCTCCTCTTCGTCCCGCCCGACATCGACCGTCACACCGTGGAGATGCGTCTGGGCGACAACTTCGTTACGAGCATCAAACGACGGGACTTCGCCAACATGACCAAACTGCAAGACATGACGTTGTCTCGGAACACCATTGGCTCCATCTCGCCTCACGCCTTTAAAGATCTGGAGAACCTCAGAGCCTTGCATCTGGACAGCAACCGTCTGACGAGGCTCACCAACGACACCTTCAGTGGGATGTCCAAGCTCCAACATCTCATTCTCAACAACAATCAGCTGATTCACATCCACATCGGGGCCTTCAATGATCTCACAGCTCTAGAGGAGTTAGATCTGTCCTACAACAACTTAGAAAGCGCCCCCTGGGTGGCCATCCAGAGAATGACCAGCCTCCACACCCTGGGCTTGGACCACAACATGCTTAGCTACATTCCTGAGGGAACCTTCTCTGGCCTGCAGAAGCTCAAACGCCTTGACGTCACATCCAACAAGCTCCAGAAGCTTCcgccagacccagtgttccaacGGGCCGGCGTCTTGGCCACATCAGGGAGCTTGGGTCCGACATCATTTGCGTTGAGTTTTGGGGGGAACCCACTGAGGTGTAACTGTGAGCTGCTGTGgctgaggaggctgaggagggagGATGATCTGGAGACATGTGCGGCTCCGCAGCACCTGGCTGGGCGATACTTCTGGACCGTGTCTGAagaagagttcctctgtgagcCCCCTCTTATCACCAGACACTCCCAG GAGCTGCGAGCATTGGAGGGTCAGAGTGTAGCTCTGCGCTGTAAGGCCAGGGGCGACCCAGACCCCATCATCCACTGGATCGCCCCAGACGGCCGGCTCATGTCCAACTCCTCCCGGGCTGCGGTGCACAGTGATGGGACCCTGGACATTCTTATCAGCACTGTGAAGGACTCAG GCTCCTTCATCTGTGTTGCCTCCAACCCGGCCGGGGAGTCCCAACAAACTGTTGACCTGGTGATCGCCAAACTCCCACACATCACCAACAGTACTGTGGAGAAGGAACAGGATCCAGGTTCTTCTGATATCGCCACGGTAACGAGGACGGGTGGTGGTGGGGAAGGCGGAGGAGTGGTTCCACTGGGAAACACAAAGACGAGCCAGGAGAAGAAGGTGGTGATCGCTGAGGCCACGTCTACCTCGGCCCTGGTCAGGTTCAGCTTCCAAAGAAGTATACCGGGCATCCGAATGTTCCAGATCCAATACAACGGAACCTACGATGACTCTCTGGTTTACAG AATGATCCCTCCGAGCAGTAAGAGTATCCTGGTGAACAACCTGGCTGCCGGTACACAGTACGACCTGTGTGTGCTGGCCATCTACGACGACCTGGTGACCTCCCTGACTGCCACGCGGGTTGTGGGGTGCGTCCGCTTCACCACCGATCCCCAGTACCTCCGCTGCCACTTCATGCAGTCCCAGTTCCTGGGAGGGACCATCGTGGTCATGATCGGAGGGATCATCGTGGCGTCCGTCTTAGCCTTCATCGTCTTCCTCATAGTGAGGTACCGAGTCTGTAACCAAAGCGATGAGGATAAG GCTTTGGAAATGGGTGAGATCCGGTCTCTGAGCAGTGATGGTCAGCTCCAGGGCTGCGGCATCCCCAAGTCCATGTCCAAGTCTCTGTCCAAGCAGATTCTCTGTCTGGAGAAACCAGAGAAGGTGGATAAGGAGTATCTGAGGGTGGGCCTTCCTCCCCCTGAGCTGTTCAAGCAGCAGCGACCCCCAGTCCTGACCACCACCACATCCACCAAGCCATCCATTCCCGACTGCCAGACAAATGTGGAGTTAGAGAACACAAACCGGAATAACTCAGCGGAAGCTAAAATGGTTGTTTCCGCCGTTTCCACAAAATGGACAAAGGTCACTAGAGGGCCAAGCCCCCCTGGAGGGTCCTCCCACCATTACATGACAGTGCCAGCAGGGGGCGTGAGGGTGAACCGGCGGCACTCTCTGAACATGGACTCGTACAAGGAGTGCTGCTACTTCAGCctgatacagcagcagcagccaaaGCCTGGTAGGGGTTTGCGCTCCAAACGCAGTCTGTCCATGAGTGGAGAACTGCCCCAGTTGGAAAGTGCAATGGCAAACATACATAGAAGCAGAGACAAGCTGTATGGGTCCGAGTGGCTTCTCGAAAGCACTCTATGA